Proteins from a genomic interval of Streptomyces sp. NBC_00820:
- the eccCa gene encoding type VII secretion protein EccCa, which produces MSQIVVKRPPRALPSEVPTEEIAVQPPPELPRGHQESVLMQLLPTLGMGGSVVFFFTNGQPFMKIMGMIMIASTVGMSIAMVVRFRRGSQGQLADLRRDYLSYLSQTRKAAVRTAKAQRDAQYYLHPSPEQLWALVAEGSRVWERRPGDEDFSHVRVGLGPQPLATPLLAPETGPVEQLEPLTAGAMQRFVSLHGTLTELPMAVSLRAFYHVTLSGEPESVRGCARALVGSLASLHSPQDLVVAVAAGREALPHWDWAKWLPHTQTSGAMDGAGSRRLIGGDTRELEDLLATRLTGRPRFHPDAAPLPDEPHIVIVLDDLSLLPDSVLASPEGLQGVTVIEVVPGELTGAGGDLSVVVQPDLLRLESGHGMVYEGSPDTLSHESAEALARQLAPLRMASGGDDDEPLLANLEFTDLLGLGDAASVDTKRTWRPRALAERLRVPIGLGEDGRPVMLDLKEAAQEGMGPHGLCVGATGSGKSELLRTLVLGLAVTHSSETLNFVLADFKGGATFAGMAQMPHVAAVITNLADDLTLVDRMGDSIRGELNRRQEMLRDAGNYANIHDYEKARAAGAPLQPIPSLVLVIDEFSELLTAKPDFIEMFVQIGRIGRSLGVHLLLASQRLEEGRLRGLETYLSYRIGLRTFSAAESRAALGVPDAYELPNVPGSGFLKFGTDEMVRFKAAYVSGTYRTGSRRTALPGGPLPVDRRPVLFTATEVPVQYTAVPQQRVESAPDVDDALADTVLDVIVRRLEAQGPSAHQVWLPPLESPPSLDALLPGLTAVQGRGLTQPDYEASGRLVVPAGLVDKPYEQRRDRLLLDFSGAAGHMQIIGGPQSGKSTLLRSLICSFALTHTPHEVQFYGLDFGGGGMAAVADLPHVGGIASRLDPERVRRTVSEVYGVMTRREEYFRSAGIASIADFRARRARGDISVTDQPWGDVFLVVDGWGNFRTDYEGLEPAVLDIAARGLGYGIHVVITASRSMEVRANMKDHLMNRLELRLGDVMDSEIDRKVAVNVPAGVPGRGLSPQKLHFMAAVPRIDGLTSDTDLAEATAALTAEVGRHWQAPGAPQVRLLPRQLEAVELPPGDRFPQRGVAFALDEDNLEPVFLDFDQDPFFLVFGESESGKSNLLRLLIKQLTQQYSGDEAKFFVVDNRRSLLDITPPSHLAEYIPMSSQMDHHMAALADLMQRRTPTAEVTAQQLRERSWWRGPQVFVVIDDYDLVSTSSGNPLSGLTEMLPFARDVGVRFIIARSSAGAGRAAYEPFVQRMKELGAQGLIMAGDPTEGDILGGVRPRAMPAGRGVFVSRKRGKPLVQTGLVDVEY; this is translated from the coding sequence GTGAGCCAGATTGTCGTAAAGCGCCCTCCTCGGGCGCTTCCGTCCGAAGTGCCCACGGAAGAGATCGCTGTCCAGCCACCGCCGGAACTACCGCGGGGCCATCAGGAGAGCGTCCTGATGCAGTTGCTGCCCACGCTCGGCATGGGTGGTTCCGTGGTCTTCTTCTTCACGAACGGACAGCCGTTCATGAAGATCATGGGCATGATCATGATCGCCTCGACGGTGGGAATGTCGATCGCGATGGTGGTCCGCTTCCGTCGCGGCTCCCAGGGGCAGCTGGCCGACCTGCGGCGCGACTACCTCAGCTATCTGTCGCAGACCCGCAAGGCCGCCGTGCGGACGGCGAAGGCCCAGCGGGACGCCCAGTACTACCTGCACCCCTCCCCCGAACAGCTCTGGGCGCTCGTCGCCGAGGGCAGCCGGGTCTGGGAGCGGCGGCCCGGCGACGAGGACTTCTCGCACGTGCGCGTCGGTCTGGGTCCGCAGCCGCTGGCGACCCCGCTGCTGGCTCCGGAGACGGGTCCCGTCGAACAGCTGGAGCCGCTGACCGCGGGCGCGATGCAGCGGTTCGTGTCCCTGCACGGCACACTCACCGAGCTGCCGATGGCGGTCTCGCTGCGCGCCTTCTATCACGTCACCCTCAGCGGTGAGCCGGAGTCCGTGCGCGGCTGCGCCCGTGCCCTGGTCGGCTCGCTGGCCTCGCTGCACTCCCCCCAGGACCTGGTCGTCGCGGTGGCCGCGGGGCGTGAGGCGCTGCCGCACTGGGACTGGGCGAAGTGGCTGCCGCACACGCAGACGTCCGGCGCGATGGACGGCGCGGGCAGTCGGCGGCTGATCGGCGGCGACACCCGCGAACTGGAAGACCTGCTGGCCACCCGGCTGACCGGACGCCCGCGCTTCCACCCCGACGCGGCGCCGCTGCCCGACGAGCCGCACATCGTGATCGTCCTCGACGATCTGTCGCTGCTGCCCGACTCCGTGCTCGCCTCGCCGGAGGGTCTGCAGGGCGTCACCGTCATCGAGGTGGTGCCGGGTGAGCTGACGGGCGCCGGGGGCGACCTGTCGGTCGTCGTACAGCCGGACCTGCTGCGCCTGGAGTCCGGGCACGGCATGGTCTACGAGGGCAGCCCGGACACCCTGTCGCACGAGTCGGCCGAGGCGCTGGCCCGGCAGCTGGCGCCGCTGCGCATGGCGTCGGGCGGCGACGACGACGAACCGCTGCTCGCCAACCTGGAGTTCACCGACCTGCTCGGACTCGGCGACGCGGCCTCCGTCGACACCAAGCGGACCTGGCGCCCGCGCGCCCTGGCCGAGCGCCTGCGGGTGCCGATCGGCCTCGGTGAGGACGGCCGTCCGGTCATGCTCGACCTCAAGGAGGCCGCGCAGGAGGGCATGGGCCCGCACGGCCTGTGCGTCGGCGCCACGGGTTCCGGCAAGTCGGAGCTGCTGCGCACGCTGGTGCTGGGCCTCGCGGTCACGCACTCCTCCGAGACCCTGAACTTCGTCCTCGCCGACTTCAAGGGCGGTGCCACCTTCGCCGGCATGGCCCAGATGCCGCACGTCGCCGCTGTCATCACCAACCTGGCCGACGACCTGACCCTGGTCGACCGCATGGGCGACTCGATCCGCGGTGAGCTGAACCGGCGCCAGGAGATGCTGCGCGACGCCGGCAACTACGCCAACATCCACGACTACGAGAAGGCGCGCGCGGCGGGCGCCCCGCTCCAGCCGATCCCCTCGCTCGTCCTGGTGATCGACGAGTTCAGCGAGCTGCTGACCGCCAAGCCGGACTTCATCGAGATGTTCGTGCAGATCGGCCGCATCGGCCGTTCGCTCGGCGTGCACCTGCTGCTGGCCTCGCAGCGCCTGGAGGAGGGCCGGCTGCGCGGCCTGGAGACGTACCTGTCGTACCGGATCGGTCTGCGGACGTTCTCCGCGGCCGAGTCGCGTGCCGCGCTGGGCGTCCCCGACGCCTACGAACTCCCCAACGTCCCCGGTTCCGGCTTCCTGAAGTTCGGCACGGACGAGATGGTGCGGTTCAAGGCGGCGTACGTCTCCGGGACCTACCGCACGGGCAGCCGGCGGACGGCACTGCCGGGAGGCCCGCTGCCGGTGGACCGGCGGCCGGTGCTGTTCACGGCGACGGAGGTACCGGTGCAGTACACCGCCGTGCCGCAGCAGCGCGTCGAGTCCGCGCCGGACGTGGACGACGCGCTGGCCGACACGGTCCTCGACGTGATCGTGCGCCGGCTGGAGGCACAGGGGCCGTCGGCACACCAGGTGTGGCTGCCGCCCCTGGAGAGCCCGCCCTCGCTCGACGCGCTGCTGCCCGGCCTGACCGCGGTGCAGGGGCGCGGTCTCACCCAGCCCGACTACGAGGCCTCGGGACGCCTGGTCGTCCCGGCCGGCCTGGTCGACAAGCCGTACGAGCAGCGCCGCGACCGGCTGCTGCTCGACTTCTCGGGCGCGGCGGGCCACATGCAGATCATCGGCGGCCCGCAGTCCGGCAAGTCGACGCTGCTGCGCAGCCTGATCTGCTCCTTCGCGCTCACGCACACGCCGCACGAGGTGCAGTTCTACGGCCTCGACTTCGGTGGCGGCGGCATGGCCGCGGTGGCGGACCTGCCGCACGTGGGCGGGATCGCGTCCCGCCTGGACCCCGAGCGGGTGCGCCGTACGGTCTCCGAGGTGTACGGCGTGATGACGCGCCGCGAGGAGTACTTCCGCTCGGCCGGCATCGCCTCCATCGCCGACTTCCGGGCCCGGCGGGCGCGCGGGGACATCTCCGTCACCGACCAGCCGTGGGGTGACGTGTTCCTGGTCGTCGACGGCTGGGGCAACTTCCGTACGGATTACGAGGGCCTGGAGCCGGCCGTGCTGGACATCGCCGCGCGCGGTCTCGGCTACGGCATCCACGTGGTCATCACGGCGTCGCGCTCGATGGAGGTCCGGGCGAACATGAAGGACCACCTGATGAACCGCCTGGAGCTGCGCCTGGGCGACGTCATGGACTCCGAGATCGACCGCAAGGTGGCCGTGAACGTCCCCGCCGGCGTCCCCGGCCGCGGCCTCTCCCCGCAGAAGCTGCACTTCATGGCGGCGGTGCCGCGGATCGACGGCCTGACCTCCGACACCGATCTCGCCGAGGCGACGGCGGCGCTGACCGCCGAGGTCGGGCGGCACTGGCAGGCGCCGGGCGCGCCGCAGGTACGCCTGCTGCCGCGTCAGCTGGAAGCGGTGGAGCTGCCGCCGGGCGACCGCTTCCCCCAGCGGGGTGTCGCCTTCGCGCTCGACGAGGACAACCTGGAACCGGTGTTCCTCGACTTCGACCAGGACCCGTTCTTCCTCGTCTTCGGCGAGAGCGAGTCCGGCAAGTCCAACCTGCTGCGGCTGCTGATCAAGCAGCTGACGCAGCAGTACAGCGGCGACGAGGCCAAGTTCTTCGTGGTCGACAACCGCCGCTCGCTGCTGGACATCACCCCGCCCTCGCACCTGGCGGAGTACATCCCGATGTCGAGCCAGATGGACCACCACATGGCCGCGCTCGCCGACCTGATGCAGCGCCGGACCCCGACGGCCGAGGTCACCGCGCAGCAGTTGCGTGAGCGCAGCTGGTGGCGCGGTCCGCAGGTGTTCGTCGTCATCGACGACTACGACCTCGTGTCCACGTCCAGCGGCAACCCGCTGAGCGGCCTGACCGAGATGCTCCCGTTCGCGCGGGACGTCGGCGTCCGCTTCATCATCGCCCGCTCCTCGGCGGGCGCGGGCCGTGCCGCGTACGAGCCGTTCGTCCAGCGCATGAAGGAACTGGGCGCTCAGGGCCTCATCATGGCGGGCGACCCGACGGAGGGCGACATCCTGGGCGGGGTCCGGCCGCGGGCGATGCCGGCGGGGCGGGGCGTCTTCGTGTCCCGCAAGCGGGGCAAGCCCCTGGTTCAGACGGGTCTGGTGGACGTCGAGTACTGA
- the eccD gene encoding type VII secretion integral membrane protein EccD produces MTAAATGGPGTGAPAGAGTGLGFCRVTIVAPDSRIDVALPDDVPVADLYPEILRLSQQSPDAGAPVGYHLVRTDGTVLDSSRSFAAQRILDGELLTLRPFAESLPPAVFDDVSEAVASAVTKQHTLWTGDLTRAAGLVGGGVLPTLLAFVAWTADPHHDMNGLAGILAAVTGVLLVVLSAVRARVYDDRASAVALGLGALPNMGVAGSGLLPLTDGQGIGRLQFLLACAAVLVAALILTLTSPHGDGPFVAFVFASAVALLAVFAATLLDWAPIETAGLCAPVAVGALAFLPGMSMRFARLPIGFEAPSGATRSAYGHEAHTPESVDTERIEAQARRGHELLVGLVGGCALLAVGASAVLGFSSDVWAQLLALATGVAMLMRAHLFRYTAQVAPVLAAGLGSLVLLGLGLALNPPQSVFRKALEGHRTDLDIRTVWLIAVIAAATALVTALGLILPRGGLTPFWGRFLEICEGFVLLTLIPLTLAVFDVYATARAMTSK; encoded by the coding sequence ATGACGGCCGCCGCCACCGGCGGACCCGGAACGGGAGCCCCTGCCGGAGCCGGCACAGGACTCGGTTTCTGCCGGGTGACCATCGTCGCGCCGGACAGCCGCATCGACGTGGCACTGCCCGACGACGTGCCGGTCGCCGACCTGTACCCGGAGATCCTCCGACTGTCCCAGCAGAGCCCCGACGCCGGCGCCCCGGTCGGGTACCACCTCGTCCGCACCGACGGCACCGTGCTGGACAGTTCCCGGTCCTTCGCCGCCCAGCGCATTCTCGACGGCGAACTCCTGACGCTGCGCCCCTTCGCGGAGTCCCTTCCGCCGGCCGTCTTCGACGACGTCTCCGAGGCCGTCGCGTCCGCCGTCACCAAGCAGCACACGCTGTGGACCGGCGACCTGACCCGGGCCGCAGGCCTCGTCGGCGGCGGCGTGCTGCCGACGCTCCTCGCGTTCGTCGCGTGGACCGCCGACCCGCACCACGACATGAACGGCCTGGCCGGCATCCTCGCCGCCGTCACCGGCGTCCTGCTGGTGGTGCTCTCCGCCGTGCGCGCACGGGTCTACGACGACCGCGCCTCGGCCGTCGCGCTCGGCCTCGGCGCGCTGCCCAACATGGGCGTCGCGGGCAGCGGACTGCTGCCGCTGACCGACGGACAGGGCATCGGCAGGCTGCAGTTCCTGCTGGCGTGCGCGGCCGTCCTGGTCGCCGCCCTGATCCTCACCCTGACCTCCCCGCACGGAGACGGCCCGTTCGTCGCCTTCGTGTTCGCCTCGGCCGTCGCCCTGCTCGCCGTCTTCGCCGCGACCCTGCTCGACTGGGCCCCGATCGAGACGGCCGGCCTGTGCGCGCCGGTCGCCGTGGGCGCGCTCGCGTTCCTGCCGGGGATGTCGATGCGGTTCGCCCGGCTGCCGATCGGCTTCGAGGCCCCGAGCGGCGCGACCCGCTCCGCGTACGGCCACGAGGCCCACACGCCGGAGTCCGTGGACACCGAGCGCATCGAGGCGCAGGCCCGCCGCGGTCACGAACTGCTCGTCGGCCTCGTCGGCGGCTGCGCGCTGCTCGCCGTCGGAGCCTCGGCGGTGCTCGGCTTCTCCAGCGACGTCTGGGCCCAGCTGCTCGCGCTCGCCACCGGTGTGGCGATGCTGATGCGTGCCCACCTCTTCCGCTACACCGCCCAGGTCGCCCCGGTCCTGGCCGCGGGCCTCGGCTCCCTGGTCCTGCTCGGCCTCGGCCTCGCGCTCAACCCGCCGCAGTCGGTGTTCCGCAAGGCGCTCGAAGGGCACCGCACCGACCTCGACATCCGGACGGTCTGGCTGATCGCGGTCATCGCCGCGGCCACCGCGCTGGTCACGGCGCTCGGCCTGATCCTGCCGCGCGGCGGCCTGACCCCCTTCTGGGGCCGCTTCCTGGAGATCTGCGAGGGCTTCGTCCTGCTGACGCTGATCCCGCTGACCCTGGCGGTGTTCGACGTCTACGCGACCGCCCGCGCGATGACCAGCAAATAG
- a CDS encoding DUF397 domain-containing protein — MTDADDREIKARKERERDELYALDISDVEWHCAPGTEHHEERVEIAYLPDGAVGMRSSLDHGTVLRYTEAEWRAFVLGARDGEFDLRPVPDEGGLAAE, encoded by the coding sequence ATGACCGACGCCGATGACAGGGAAATCAAAGCACGCAAGGAACGGGAGCGGGACGAGCTGTACGCGCTCGACATCTCGGACGTCGAGTGGCACTGCGCGCCGGGCACCGAGCACCACGAGGAGCGCGTCGAGATCGCGTACCTGCCGGACGGCGCCGTGGGCATGCGCTCCTCCCTCGACCACGGCACCGTGCTGCGGTACACGGAGGCCGAGTGGCGGGCCTTCGTGCTGGGGGCGCGGGACGGGGAGTTCGATCTGAGGCCGGTACCGGACGAGGGCGGGCTCGCCGCCGAGTGA
- the rpsO gene encoding 30S ribosomal protein S15 gives MSLDAATKKQIIAEFGQKEGDTGSPEVQVAMLSRRISDLTEHLKTHKHDHHSRRGLLILVGQRRRLLQYLAKKDIQRFRALVDRLGIRRGAAGAK, from the coding sequence GTGTCGCTCGACGCCGCTACGAAGAAGCAGATCATCGCCGAGTTCGGCCAGAAGGAGGGCGACACCGGCTCCCCCGAGGTCCAGGTCGCCATGCTCTCGCGCCGCATCTCTGACCTGACCGAGCACCTCAAGACCCACAAGCACGACCACCACTCCCGCCGTGGTCTGCTGATCCTGGTCGGTCAGCGTCGTCGCCTGCTGCAGTACCTGGCCAAGAAGGACATCCAGCGCTTCCGTGCGCTGGTCGACCGCCTCGGCATCCGCCGCGGTGCGGCCGGCGCCAAGTAA
- a CDS encoding polyribonucleotide nucleotidyltransferase: protein MENETHYAEAVIDNGSFGTRTIRFETGRLAKQAAGSAVAYLDDDTMVMSATTASKAPKDQLDFFPLTVDVEERMYSAGKIPGSFFRREGRPSEDAILTCRLIDRPLRPSFKKGLRNEIQVVATIMALNPDHLYDVVAINAASASTQLAGLPFSGPIGGVRVALIRGQWVAFPTHTELEDAVFDMVVAGRVLEDGDVAIMMVEAEATDKTIKLVEGGAEAPTEEVVAAGLDAAKPFIKVLCRAQADLAAKAAKPTGEFPIFLEYQDDVFQALTAAVKPELAQALTIAGKQEREAELDRVKALAAEKLLPEFEGREKEISAAYRALTKKLVRERVIKEKTRIDGRGVTDIRTLAAEVEAIPRVHGSALFERGETQILGVTTLNMLRMEQQLDTLSPVTRKRYMHNYNFPPYSVGETGRVGSPKRREIGHGALAERAIVPVLPTREEFPYAIRQVSEALGSNGSTSMGSVCASTMSLLNAGVPLKAPVAGIAMGLISEDVDGDTHYVALTDILGAEDAFGDMDFKVAGTKDFVTALQLDTKLDGIPASVLAAALKQARDARLHILDVMMEAIDRPDEMSPNAPRIITVKIPVDKIGEVIGPKGKMINQIQEDTGADITIEDDGTIYIGAVDGPSAEAARATINSIANPTMPEVGERYLGTVVKTTTFGAFVSLMPGKDGLLHISQIRKLAGGKRVENVEDVLGVGQKVQVEIAEIDSRGKLSLIPVIEGEDGSDETKKDDADQ, encoded by the coding sequence GTGGAGAACGAGACCCACTACGCCGAGGCCGTCATTGACAACGGTTCCTTCGGCACCCGCACGATCCGTTTCGAGACGGGCCGCCTGGCCAAGCAGGCCGCCGGCTCCGCCGTGGCGTACCTGGACGACGACACCATGGTGATGTCGGCCACCACCGCCTCCAAGGCCCCCAAGGACCAGCTCGACTTCTTCCCCCTGACGGTGGACGTCGAGGAGCGGATGTACTCCGCCGGCAAGATCCCCGGCAGCTTCTTCCGCCGGGAGGGCCGCCCCTCCGAGGACGCGATCCTCACCTGCCGCCTGATCGACCGCCCGCTGCGCCCCTCCTTCAAGAAGGGCCTGCGCAACGAGATCCAGGTCGTCGCCACGATCATGGCGCTCAACCCCGACCACCTGTACGACGTCGTCGCGATCAACGCCGCGTCCGCGTCCACCCAGCTGGCCGGCCTGCCCTTCTCCGGCCCGATCGGCGGCGTCCGCGTCGCGCTGATCCGCGGCCAGTGGGTCGCGTTCCCGACGCACACCGAGCTCGAGGACGCCGTCTTCGACATGGTGGTCGCCGGCCGCGTCCTGGAGGACGGCGACGTCGCGATCATGATGGTCGAGGCCGAGGCCACCGACAAGACCATCAAGCTGGTCGAGGGCGGCGCCGAGGCGCCGACCGAAGAGGTCGTCGCCGCCGGTCTCGACGCCGCGAAGCCCTTCATCAAGGTGCTGTGCCGCGCCCAGGCCGACCTCGCCGCCAAGGCCGCCAAGCCGACCGGCGAGTTCCCGATCTTCCTGGAGTACCAGGACGACGTCTTCCAGGCCCTGACGGCCGCCGTCAAGCCCGAGCTGGCCCAGGCGCTCACCATCGCCGGCAAGCAGGAGCGCGAGGCCGAGCTGGACCGCGTCAAGGCGCTCGCCGCCGAGAAGCTCCTGCCGGAGTTCGAGGGCCGCGAGAAGGAGATCTCCGCCGCCTACCGCGCGCTGACCAAGAAGCTGGTCCGCGAGCGCGTCATCAAGGAGAAGACGCGCATCGACGGCCGCGGTGTCACCGACATCCGCACGCTGGCCGCCGAGGTCGAGGCCATCCCGCGCGTGCACGGTTCCGCGCTGTTCGAGCGTGGCGAGACCCAGATCCTGGGCGTCACCACCCTGAACATGCTCCGCATGGAGCAGCAGCTGGACACCCTCTCCCCGGTGACCCGCAAGCGCTACATGCACAACTACAACTTCCCGCCGTACTCCGTCGGTGAGACCGGCCGCGTCGGCTCCCCGAAGCGCCGCGAGATCGGCCACGGCGCGCTCGCCGAGCGCGCGATCGTGCCGGTGCTGCCGACGCGCGAGGAGTTCCCCTACGCGATCCGTCAGGTGTCCGAGGCCCTCGGCTCCAACGGCTCGACGTCCATGGGCTCGGTCTGCGCCTCCACCATGTCGCTGCTGAACGCCGGTGTGCCGCTGAAGGCCCCGGTCGCCGGTATCGCCATGGGTCTGATCTCCGAGGACGTCGACGGCGACACGCACTACGTCGCCCTCACCGACATCCTCGGTGCCGAGGACGCCTTCGGTGACATGGACTTCAAGGTCGCCGGCACGAAGGACTTCGTGACCGCCCTCCAGCTCGACACCAAGCTGGACGGCATCCCGGCCTCCGTCCTGGCCGCGGCCCTCAAGCAGGCCCGCGACGCGCGTCTCCACATCCTCGACGTGATGATGGAGGCCATCGACCGGCCCGACGAGATGTCCCCGAACGCCCCGCGGATCATCACCGTCAAGATCCCGGTCGACAAGATCGGTGAGGTCATCGGCCCCAAGGGCAAGATGATCAACCAGATCCAGGAGGACACCGGCGCCGACATCACGATCGAGGACGACGGCACGATCTACATCGGCGCGGTCGACGGACCGTCCGCCGAGGCCGCCCGCGCCACGATCAACAGCATCGCCAACCCGACGATGCCCGAGGTCGGCGAGCGCTACCTCGGTACGGTCGTGAAGACGACCACCTTCGGCGCGTTCGTCTCCCTGATGCCCGGCAAGGACGGTCTGCTGCACATCTCGCAGATCCGCAAGCTCGCCGGCGGCAAGCGCGTGGAGAACGTCGAGGACGTCCTCGGTGTGGGCCAGAAGGTCCAGGTCGAGATCGCCGAGATCGACTCCCGCGGCAAGCTCTCCCTCATCCCCGTGATCGAGGGCGAAGACGGCTCCGACGAGACCAAGAAGGACGACGCCGACCAGTGA
- a CDS encoding M16 family metallopeptidase produces the protein MTSRSFKATARTSSEARAVARTQTLVKGTGGIGTVRKTTLPGGLRIVTETLPSVRSATFGIWAHVGSRDETPSLNGATHYLEHLLFKGTARRSALDISAALDAVGGEMNAFTAKEYTCYYARVLDTDLPLAIDVVCDMLTGSLIREEDVDVERGAILEEIAMTEDDPGDCVHDLFAHTMFGDNALGRPVLGTVDTVNALGADRIRRFYKKHYDPTHLVVACAGNIDHDKVVRQVRKAFEQAGAFKNADARPIAPRDGSRTIRTAGKVELIGRKTEQAHVVLGMPGLARTDERRWAMGVLNTALGGGMSSKLFQEVREKRGLAYSVYSYTSGFADCGLFGVYAGCRPSQVHDVLKICRDELDQVAENGLTDDEIRRAIGQLQGSTVLGLEDTGALMNRIGKSELCWGEQMSVDDMLTRIAAVTPDEVRSVARDILGQRPSLSVIGPLKDKQAARLHDAVA, from the coding sequence GTGACGTCCCGTAGTTTCAAGGCGACGGCCCGCACCTCCTCGGAGGCGCGGGCCGTCGCCCGTACCCAAACCCTTGTCAAGGGCACGGGCGGCATCGGCACGGTCCGCAAGACCACCCTCCCGGGCGGCCTGCGCATCGTGACCGAGACCCTGCCCTCCGTGCGCTCGGCGACCTTCGGTATCTGGGCGCACGTCGGCTCCCGCGACGAGACCCCGTCCCTGAACGGCGCCACCCACTACCTCGAGCACCTGCTCTTCAAGGGCACCGCCCGCAGGTCGGCGCTGGACATCTCCGCCGCCCTCGACGCGGTCGGCGGCGAGATGAACGCGTTCACGGCGAAGGAGTACACGTGCTACTACGCACGCGTGCTCGACACCGACCTGCCGCTCGCCATCGACGTGGTCTGCGACATGCTGACCGGCTCGCTCATCCGCGAGGAGGACGTCGACGTCGAGCGCGGCGCGATCCTCGAGGAGATCGCGATGACCGAGGACGACCCGGGCGACTGCGTGCACGACCTGTTCGCGCACACGATGTTCGGCGACAACGCCCTCGGCCGTCCCGTCCTCGGCACGGTCGACACGGTCAACGCCCTCGGTGCCGACCGCATCCGCCGCTTCTACAAGAAGCACTACGACCCGACCCACCTCGTGGTCGCCTGCGCCGGCAACATCGACCACGACAAGGTCGTACGACAGGTCCGCAAGGCCTTCGAGCAGGCGGGCGCCTTCAAGAACGCGGACGCCCGGCCCATCGCCCCGCGCGACGGCAGCCGTACGATCCGCACGGCCGGCAAGGTCGAGCTGATCGGCCGCAAGACCGAGCAGGCGCACGTCGTCCTCGGCATGCCGGGCCTCGCCCGCACCGACGAACGCCGCTGGGCCATGGGCGTACTGAACACCGCCCTCGGCGGCGGCATGTCGTCCAAGCTGTTCCAGGAGGTCCGCGAGAAGCGCGGCCTCGCCTACAGCGTGTACTCGTACACCTCCGGCTTCGCCGACTGCGGCCTGTTCGGCGTGTACGCCGGCTGCCGTCCGAGCCAGGTGCACGACGTGCTGAAGATCTGCCGCGACGAACTCGACCAGGTCGCCGAGAACGGTCTGACCGACGACGAGATCCGCCGCGCCATCGGCCAGCTCCAGGGCTCCACCGTGCTCGGCCTGGAGGACACCGGCGCGCTGATGAACCGGATCGGCAAGAGCGAGCTGTGCTGGGGCGAGCAGATGTCGGTCGACGACATGCTGACCCGGATAGCCGCGGTCACCCCGGACGAGGTCCGGTCGGTGGCGCGCGACATCCTGGGACAGCGCCCGTCGCTGTCGGTCATCGGCCCGCTGAAGGACAAGCAGGCCGCGCGGCTGCACGACGCGGTCGCCTGA
- the dapB gene encoding 4-hydroxy-tetrahydrodipicolinate reductase has product MSKLRVAVLGAKGRIGSEAVRAIEAAEDMELVAALGRGDKLETLAETGAQVAVELTTPASVMGNLDFCLRHGINAVVGTTGWTEERLAQLRGWLDQSPETGVLIAPNFSIGAVLTMKFAEIAAPYFESVEVVELHHPNKVDAPSGTAARTAQLIAEARRRAGTAPAPDATVTALDGARGADVDGVPVHSVRLRGLLAHQEVLLGAEGETLTLRHDSLHHSSFMPGILLGVRRVMTTPGLTFGLENFLDLS; this is encoded by the coding sequence ATGAGCAAGCTGCGCGTGGCGGTCCTCGGTGCCAAGGGCCGTATCGGGTCCGAGGCGGTCCGGGCCATCGAGGCCGCCGAGGACATGGAGCTGGTCGCCGCCCTCGGCCGCGGCGACAAGCTGGAGACGCTGGCGGAGACCGGCGCCCAGGTCGCCGTGGAACTGACCACCCCGGCCTCGGTCATGGGCAACCTCGACTTCTGCCTGCGCCACGGCATCAACGCGGTCGTCGGTACGACGGGCTGGACCGAGGAACGCCTCGCACAGCTTCGGGGCTGGCTCGACCAGTCGCCGGAGACGGGCGTGCTCATCGCGCCGAACTTCTCCATCGGGGCCGTCCTGACCATGAAGTTCGCCGAGATCGCCGCGCCGTACTTCGAGTCGGTCGAGGTCGTCGAGCTGCACCACCCGAACAAGGTGGACGCCCCCTCCGGCACCGCCGCGCGCACCGCCCAGCTCATTGCCGAGGCCCGCCGCCGGGCCGGCACCGCTCCGGCCCCGGACGCCACGGTCACCGCCCTGGACGGCGCGCGCGGCGCCGACGTGGACGGCGTCCCGGTGCACTCCGTCCGCCTGCGCGGCCTCCTGGCCCACCAGGAGGTGCTGCTCGGCGCCGAGGGCGAGACCCTCACCCTGCGCCACGACTCACTGCACCACAGCAGCTTCATGCCGGGCATCCTGCTCGGCGTGCGCCGCGTCATGACCACCCCGGGCCTCACCTTCGGCCTGGAAAACTTCCTCGACCTGAGCTGA